The Lycium ferocissimum isolate CSIRO_LF1 chromosome 1, AGI_CSIRO_Lferr_CH_V1, whole genome shotgun sequence genome includes a region encoding these proteins:
- the LOC132048913 gene encoding sugar transporter ERD6-like 7, translating to MKEDIEQSENRTPLIIQTNKRVTEEKAENGCYEKKQNRCMVYLSTFVAVCGSFAFGSCVGYSSPTQSAIREDLNLSIAEFSLFGSILTFGAMIGAITSGPIADYIGRKGAMKMSSAFCVAGWLAIYFAQGALSLDIGRLATGYGMGVFSYVVPVFIAEIAPRDLRGALTTINQLMICCGASVAFIIGTMLTWRTLALTGLIPCAILLFGLFIIPESPRWLAKIGHQKEFELALRRLRGKDADISEEAAEIQDYIETLEKLPKVNLFDLFQRRYSSSLIVGVGLMVFQQFGGINGICFYTGSIFESSGFPSDIGTIIYAIIQVPITALGAALIDRAGRKPLLLVSGTGLVIGCILTAISYYLKGHELATKAAPILVVTGLLVYISSFSVGMGAVPWVVMSEIYPINIKGAAGSLATLVNWFGAWACSYTFNFLITWNSFGTFMLYAAVNALSILFVIKIVPETKGRTLEQIQADINAS from the exons ATGAAGGAAGATATAGAGCAAAGTGAGAACAGAACTCCTCTTATCATCCAAACAAATAAAAGAGTAACTGAAGAGAAGGCTGAAAATGGATGCTATGAGAAGAAACAAAACAGGTGCATGGTTTACCTCAGCACATTTGTTGCTGTCTGTGGTTCCTTTGCATTTGGATCTTGT GTTGGCTATTCATCACCAACACAATCCGCCATCAGGGAGGATCTTAATTTATCTATAGCAGAG TTCTCGCTCTTTGGTTCAATATTGACATTTGGTGCGATGATTGGAGCAATTACAAGCGGCCCAATTGCTGATTATATTGGCCGTAAAGGG GCGATGAAAATGTCAAGTGCTTTTTGTGTTGCTGGATGGTTAGCCATATACTTTGCTCAG GGAGCTCTTTCTCTGGACATTGGAAGATTGGCAACAGGATATGGAATGGGAGTTTTTTCTTATGTG GTGCCTGTATTTATAGCTGAAATTGCACCTAGAGATCTACGAGGAGCTTTGACAACCATAAACCAG CTGATGATATGTTGTGGAGCCTCAGTGGCCTTCATTATAGGAACCATGCTGACCTGGAGGACTTTGGCATTAACAG GATTAATTCCATGTGCTATTCTCCTTTTCGGTCTCTTTATCATTCCAGAGTCTCCTCGGTGGTTG GCAAAAATAGGACATCAAAAGGAGTTTGAACTTGCACTCCGCAGACTTCGAGGCAAAGATGCTGACATATCTGAGGAGGCAGCTGAAATCCAG gattatattgaaacccttgAAAAGCTTCCCAAAGTCAACTTGTTTGATTTGTTTCAAAGAAGATACTCGAGCTCACTCATA GTGGGAGTTGGACTTATGGTGTTTCAACAGTTCGGTGGAATCAATGGAATCTGTTTCTACACCGGTAGCATATTTGAGTCCTCAG GGTTCCCTTCGGACATCGGAACTATAATCTATGCAATTATACAG GTTCCCATCACCGCTTTGGGTGCTGCCTTAATTGACAGAGCTGGAAGAAAACCTCTTTTATTG GTTTCTGGAACAGGACTTGTCATAGGCTGTATACTAACAGCAATCTCATACTATCTGAAG GGACATGAACTTGCAACAAAGGCAGCACCAATACTTGTTGTAACAGGCTTACTG GTCTATATCTCGTCCTTTTCAGTCGGAATGGGAGCAGTTCCCTGGGTTGTGATGTCGGAG ATATATCCTATAAATATTAAAGGGGCTGCTGGTAGCCTTGCAACACTGGTGAATTGGTTCGGGGCATGGGCGTGCTCCTACACTTTCAACTTCCTAATAACCTGGAACTCTTTCG GTACTTTCATGCTTTATGCTGCAGTCAATGCACTCTCCATTTTGTTTGTGATCAAGATAGTACCTGAAACCAAAGGAAGAACTTTGGAACAAATCCAGGCTGATATCAATGCATCATAA